One Castanea sativa cultivar Marrone di Chiusa Pesio chromosome 4, ASM4071231v1 DNA window includes the following coding sequences:
- the LOC142632363 gene encoding uncharacterized protein LOC142632363 translates to MNIKQQEDETLRSYIARFNKEALSIDEADDKILVAAFTNGLWKGKFLFSLYKNDPKTMSDVLYRETKYMNAEDALLTREEKPRKKERQEDARSDRGRKKAKTEERRDDRRPRPPAGRFTSFTPLTAPIDQVLMQIKDEGALTFPGKLKGGPSKRPRDKYCCFHQDHGHDTANCYDLKQQIEALIRQGRLQRFVSKERADLP, encoded by the coding sequence ATGAACATCAAGCAGCAGGAAGACGAGACGCTGAGGTCTTACATAGCTCGTTTCAATAAGGAGGCCCTCTCGATTGACgaagcagatgacaagatactcgtaGCAGCATTCACCAACGGGCTatggaagggtaagttcctattcTCCCTGTATAAGAACGACCCAAAGACCATGTCAGATGTACTCTATCGGGAGACCAAATACATGAACGCAGAAGACGCGCTGTTAACTCGAGAGGAAAAGCCCAGAAAAAAGGAAAGGCAGGAAGATGCACGCTCGGATAGGGGGCGAAAGAAAGCTAAAACTGAAGAACGACGGGATGATCGACGCCCTAGACCACCCGCGGGGAGGTTCACAAGCTTCACCCCCTTAACCGCTCCTATCGACCAGGTACTAATGCAGATTAAAGACGAAGGGGCCTTGACTTTTCccggcaagctgaagggaggtCCCAGCAAGAGGCCAAGGGACAAATACTGCTGCTTTCATCAAGATCATGGCCATGATACAGCTAATTGCTACgacttgaagcagcaaatagaagctcttattAGACAAGGAAGGCTACAGAGGTTCGTTAGTAAGGAGAGAGCAGACCTGCCGTAA